A single Paenibacillus sp. FSL R5-0517 DNA region contains:
- a CDS encoding glycosyltransferase family 1 protein, whose product MMRLALFTDTYLPETNGVAGTLHRLSNHLNRRRIEHLLFTPNSIIEGSHETQVRSVANIPFFLYPECRIALPNRTDTHKQLQTFQPDLLHIATPFNMGLLGLRYALKHHLPHVVSYHTHFDRYLEYYRLKSMIPLYWKYIQWFHRTCDATLAPSRETINTLQVQGIQRLKLWSRGIDCNLYSPDKRSSDIRERYHITAPLILLYVGRIAPEKDIATLTTTMQQLPQKMQSRVHWIIVGDGPSLPKMRLHSPPNVTFTGYMHGEDLAVMYASADLFVFPSATETFGNVVLEAMASGLPVVAANAGGVKDLVSHHRNGVLFEPGQADALIREICLWGNHVDQLRMMGLEGKKLAEQRSWEHIFDTLIVDYEEAIEHRNRQTKDRIITA is encoded by the coding sequence ATGATGCGCCTGGCCTTGTTCACAGACACCTATCTTCCGGAAACCAATGGTGTTGCTGGCACGCTCCACCGCTTGAGTAACCATCTGAACCGCAGAAGAATTGAACATCTGCTGTTTACTCCGAACTCCATCATTGAAGGAAGCCATGAGACTCAAGTCCGATCGGTTGCCAACATCCCTTTTTTTCTGTATCCTGAATGCCGCATTGCACTACCAAACAGAACAGACACTCATAAGCAGCTGCAAACCTTTCAACCCGATCTGCTGCATATCGCCACGCCTTTTAATATGGGGCTGCTTGGCCTGAGGTATGCGCTCAAACATCACCTTCCACATGTTGTCTCCTACCATACCCACTTTGATCGTTACCTCGAATATTACCGGTTGAAAAGTATGATCCCTCTCTATTGGAAATATATCCAATGGTTCCACCGCACCTGTGATGCAACCCTTGCCCCATCTCGGGAAACGATAAACACCCTTCAAGTCCAAGGCATTCAGCGTCTGAAGCTTTGGTCTCGCGGAATTGATTGCAACCTGTACTCCCCTGATAAACGCAGCTCGGATATCCGTGAACGATACCACATCACTGCTCCCCTTATTTTACTCTACGTTGGACGCATTGCCCCGGAAAAAGATATCGCTACGCTCACGACTACGATGCAACAGTTGCCCCAGAAGATGCAGTCCCGTGTACACTGGATTATCGTTGGTGACGGCCCATCTCTTCCCAAAATGCGTCTGCACTCCCCACCAAATGTCACCTTTACAGGTTATATGCACGGGGAAGACCTTGCTGTTATGTATGCTTCGGCGGATCTGTTTGTGTTTCCTTCCGCTACGGAGACATTTGGCAATGTGGTGCTGGAAGCGATGGCTTCAGGGCTTCCTGTGGTGGCGGCCAATGCCGGAGGTGTAAAAGATCTGGTATCCCACCACCGTAATGGAGTATTGTTCGAGCCAGGTCAGGCTGATGCACTGATTCGGGAGATATGTCTCTGGGGAAATCACGTGGACCAATTGAGGATGATGGGACTGGAAGGCAAAAAGCTGGCTGAACAGCGGTCGTGGGAGCATATTTTTGATACATTGATCGTGGATTATGAGGAAGCTATCGAACATCGGAACAGACAAACGAAAGATCGGATTATTACAGCCTGA